A DNA window from Kitasatospora atroaurantiaca contains the following coding sequences:
- a CDS encoding sarcosine oxidase subunit delta, which translates to MLLIACPWCGERDETEFHYGGQAHVAYPADPEALTDAEWAEYVFVRENPKGPFAERWSHAAGCRRWFNVIRHTVTHEILAVYPAGRPEPVIA; encoded by the coding sequence ATGCTGCTCATCGCCTGCCCGTGGTGCGGCGAGCGCGACGAGACCGAGTTCCACTACGGCGGTCAGGCCCATGTCGCCTACCCGGCCGACCCCGAGGCGCTGACCGACGCCGAGTGGGCCGAGTACGTCTTCGTCCGCGAGAACCCCAAGGGCCCGTTCGCCGAGCGCTGGTCGCACGCGGCCGGGTGCCGCCGCTGGTTCAACGTGATCCGCCACACCGTCACCCACGAGATCCTGGCCGTCTATCCGGCCGGCCGGCCCGAGCCGGTGATCGCATGA
- a CDS encoding sarcosine oxidase subunit beta family protein: MSHELPEHPDWLWRTPDPKPAYDVVIVGAGGHGLATAYYLARNHGITNVAVLERGWLAGGNMARNTTIIRSNYLCDASAAIYEHALKLWETLPDELEYDFLFSQRGVLNLAHTLQDVREGTRRVNANRLGGVDAEWLDPDEVRAFCPIVNTSPDVRHPVLGATLQPRAGIAKHDHVAWALARKADAYGVDLIQNCEVTGFVRDGDRVVGVETTRGRIGAGQVALAAAGHTSTLADLLGLRLPLQSHPLQALVSELLQPVHPTVVMSNHVHVYVSQAHKGELVMGAGIDSYNGYGQRGSFHQIEHQMAAALELFPIFARAHVLRTWGGIVDVTPDASPIIGTTPIDGLYLNCGWGTGGFKATPASGWVYAHTIATGTPHPLNEPFALERFTTGALIDEHGAAAVAH; this comes from the coding sequence ATGTCCCACGAACTTCCCGAACACCCCGACTGGTTGTGGCGCACTCCCGACCCGAAGCCGGCCTACGACGTCGTCATCGTCGGCGCCGGCGGCCACGGACTCGCCACCGCCTACTACCTCGCCCGCAACCACGGCATCACCAACGTGGCCGTCCTCGAACGCGGTTGGCTGGCCGGCGGGAACATGGCCCGCAACACCACGATCATCCGCTCCAACTACCTGTGCGACGCGAGCGCCGCGATCTACGAGCACGCGCTCAAGCTGTGGGAGACACTGCCGGACGAGCTCGAGTACGACTTCCTGTTCAGCCAGCGCGGCGTCCTCAACCTGGCGCACACCCTGCAGGACGTCCGCGAGGGCACCCGGCGGGTCAACGCCAACCGCCTCGGCGGCGTCGATGCCGAGTGGCTCGACCCGGACGAGGTCCGCGCCTTCTGCCCGATCGTCAACACCTCACCGGACGTACGCCACCCGGTCCTGGGCGCGACCCTGCAGCCCCGTGCCGGCATCGCCAAGCACGACCACGTCGCGTGGGCGCTCGCCCGCAAGGCCGACGCGTACGGCGTCGACCTGATCCAGAACTGCGAGGTGACCGGCTTCGTCCGCGACGGCGACCGGGTCGTCGGCGTGGAGACCACCCGGGGCCGGATCGGCGCCGGACAGGTTGCGCTCGCCGCCGCCGGGCACACCAGCACCCTGGCGGACCTGCTCGGCCTGCGACTGCCCCTGCAGAGCCACCCGCTCCAGGCCCTGGTCTCCGAGCTGCTCCAGCCCGTGCACCCCACCGTCGTCATGTCCAATCACGTGCACGTCTACGTCAGCCAGGCGCACAAGGGCGAACTGGTCATGGGCGCGGGCATCGACTCGTACAACGGCTACGGGCAGCGCGGCTCCTTCCACCAGATCGAGCACCAGATGGCAGCGGCCCTCGAACTGTTCCCGATCTTCGCCCGCGCTCACGTCCTCCGCACCTGGGGCGGGATCGTCGACGTCACCCCGGACGCCTCTCCGATCATCGGCACCACGCCGATCGACGGCCTCTACCTCAACTGCGGTTGGGGGACGGGCGGTTTCAAGGCCACCCCGGCCTCCGGCTGGGTGTACGCCCACACCATCGCCACCGGCACGCCGCACCCACTGAACGAGCCCTTCGCCCTGGAGCGGTTCACCACCGGAGCCCTCATCGACGAACACGGCGCCGCCGCCGTAGCGCACTGA
- the betA gene encoding choline dehydrogenase produces the protein MSFQQYDFIIVGGGSAGCALAARLSADPANRVLVLEAGRPDYLWDVLIHMPAALTMPIGNRLYDWKYESEPEPFMNGRRIYHARGKVLGGSSSINGMIFQRGNPLDYERWGADPGMKTWDYAHCLPYFKKMENCLADRDDARGGAADRPRGGAADRHFRGHDGPLELERGPVTNPLFGAFFEAVQQAGYPLTDDVNGHRQEGFAAFDRNLRRGRRLSAARAYLHPVLERPNLEVRTRAFVTRVLFEGRRATGVEYARGRGGELERVHGGRVILCGGAINSPQLLQLSGVGNADELSALGVEPVHHLPGVGENLQDHLEVYVQHGCKQPVSLQPQLKLWRRPFIGARWLFLRSGPGASNHFEGGGFIRSNEDVDYPNLMFHFLPVAVRYDGSAPAGGHGYQVHIGPMYSDARGSVKIRSRDPRVHPALRFNYLSTEQDRREWVEAIRVTRDILGQPAFAEFSDGEISPGPAVETDEQILDWVRRDGETALHPSCTCRMGTDEMSVVDPASMQVHGVEGLHVVDASAMPYVTNGNIYAPVMMLAEKAADLLLGNTPLEPDHTEFYRHRKTV, from the coding sequence ATGAGCTTTCAGCAGTACGACTTCATCATCGTCGGCGGAGGCTCGGCCGGCTGCGCGCTCGCGGCACGGCTCAGCGCCGACCCGGCCAACCGGGTGCTGGTCCTCGAGGCCGGGCGGCCCGACTACCTGTGGGACGTCCTCATCCACATGCCGGCGGCCCTCACCATGCCGATCGGCAACCGCCTCTACGACTGGAAGTACGAGTCCGAGCCCGAGCCCTTCATGAACGGGCGCCGCATCTACCACGCCCGGGGCAAGGTGCTCGGCGGCTCCAGCAGCATCAACGGCATGATCTTCCAGCGCGGCAACCCTCTGGACTACGAACGGTGGGGCGCGGACCCGGGCATGAAGACCTGGGACTACGCCCACTGCCTGCCGTACTTCAAGAAGATGGAGAACTGCCTCGCCGACCGGGACGATGCCCGCGGCGGAGCCGCTGATCGTCCCCGCGGCGGAGCCGCTGATCGTCACTTCCGCGGACACGACGGCCCGCTCGAGCTCGAACGCGGGCCGGTCACCAACCCCCTGTTCGGCGCGTTCTTCGAGGCCGTCCAGCAGGCGGGGTACCCGCTCACCGACGACGTGAACGGCCACCGCCAGGAGGGCTTCGCCGCCTTCGACCGCAACCTGCGGCGCGGCCGTCGGCTCAGCGCCGCGCGGGCCTACCTCCACCCCGTGCTCGAGCGGCCCAACCTCGAGGTGCGGACCCGGGCGTTCGTCACCCGGGTGCTGTTCGAGGGCAGGCGGGCCACGGGCGTCGAGTACGCCCGGGGCCGCGGCGGCGAGCTGGAGCGGGTGCACGGCGGGAGGGTGATCCTCTGCGGTGGTGCGATCAACTCACCGCAGCTGCTGCAGCTCTCGGGCGTCGGCAACGCGGACGAGTTGTCGGCGCTGGGGGTGGAGCCGGTGCACCACCTGCCGGGCGTCGGCGAGAACCTCCAGGACCACCTGGAGGTCTACGTACAGCACGGGTGCAAGCAGCCGGTCTCGCTGCAGCCCCAACTCAAGCTGTGGCGGCGGCCGTTCATCGGTGCCCGGTGGCTCTTCCTGCGGAGCGGGCCGGGAGCGAGCAACCACTTCGAGGGCGGTGGCTTCATCCGAAGCAACGAGGACGTCGACTACCCCAACCTGATGTTCCACTTCCTGCCCGTCGCCGTCCGCTACGACGGCTCCGCACCGGCCGGCGGACACGGGTACCAGGTGCACATCGGCCCGATGTACTCGGACGCGCGCGGCTCCGTGAAGATCAGGTCGCGCGACCCGCGCGTCCACCCCGCCCTGCGCTTCAACTACCTCTCCACCGAGCAGGATCGGCGCGAGTGGGTGGAGGCGATCCGGGTCACCCGCGACATCCTCGGTCAACCCGCCTTCGCGGAGTTCAGCGACGGCGAGATCTCCCCCGGCCCGGCCGTGGAGACCGACGAGCAGATCCTGGACTGGGTCCGCCGCGACGGCGAGACCGCCCTGCATCCCTCCTGTACCTGCCGGATGGGCACCGACGAGATGTCGGTGGTGGACCCGGCCAGCATGCAGGTGCACGGGGTCGAGGGCCTCCACGTCGTGGACGCGAGCGCGATGCCGTACGTCACCAACGGCAACATCTACGCCCCCGTGATGATGCTCGCCGAGAAGGCCGCCGACCTCCTCCTCGGCAACACACCCCTCGAACCGGACCACACCGAGTTCTACCGCCACCGGAAAACCGTGTAA
- a CDS encoding IS110 family transposase: MIYCGIDWAERTHDVALVDDDGKLLAKRHITDDAAGYKILLDLLAEHGDTEDIPIPVAIETSRGLLVAVLRTGKRQVYAINPMAAARYRDRHSVTRKKSDPGDALVLANILRTDRHAHRPLPQDSDLARAIAVLARAQQDAVWNRQQLANQLRSLLREYFPAAIDAFLHWQNGLCRPETRVLLELAPTPSRAARLSLAQLRSALKRAGRQRRIDADAERIREVLRADYAHQPPLVEDALGKQMLALLRQLDAACTAADQLAEAVEEAFPQHPDAEVILSFPGLGTQLGARILAEIGDDHARFTTARGMKAYAGASPITRASGKKSSITRRWVKNDRLNHVGYLWAFASLTASPGAKAHYDRRREAGDWHAAAQRNLFNKMIGQLYCCLQKHILFDENLAFPTQLLEAA; encoded by the coding sequence TTGATCTACTGCGGCATCGACTGGGCCGAGAGGACGCACGACGTCGCCCTGGTCGACGACGACGGCAAGCTCCTGGCCAAGCGCCACATCACCGACGACGCAGCCGGCTACAAGATCCTGCTGGACCTGCTCGCCGAGCACGGCGACACCGAGGACATCCCGATCCCGGTCGCCATCGAGACCTCCCGCGGCCTGCTCGTCGCGGTCCTTCGGACCGGGAAGCGCCAGGTCTACGCCATCAACCCGATGGCCGCCGCCCGCTACCGCGACCGCCACTCCGTGACCCGGAAGAAGTCCGACCCCGGCGACGCCCTCGTCCTGGCGAACATCCTCCGCACCGACCGGCACGCCCACCGGCCGCTGCCGCAGGACAGCGATCTCGCCCGCGCCATCGCCGTCCTCGCCCGCGCCCAGCAGGACGCCGTCTGGAACCGGCAGCAGCTCGCCAACCAGCTCCGCTCGCTCCTGCGCGAGTACTTCCCCGCCGCCATCGACGCCTTCCTGCACTGGCAGAACGGTCTTTGCCGCCCCGAGACCCGCGTCCTGCTGGAGCTTGCTCCCACGCCCTCGCGCGCGGCCCGGCTGTCGCTCGCGCAGCTGCGGTCAGCGCTCAAGCGCGCCGGCCGCCAACGCCGGATCGACGCCGACGCCGAGCGCATCCGCGAGGTCCTACGGGCCGACTACGCGCACCAGCCTCCGTTGGTCGAGGACGCGCTCGGCAAGCAGATGCTCGCCCTGTTGCGGCAGCTGGACGCCGCCTGCACGGCCGCTGACCAGCTCGCCGAGGCGGTGGAAGAGGCTTTCCCTCAGCATCCGGACGCCGAGGTGATCTTGAGCTTCCCCGGGCTCGGCACCCAGCTCGGCGCCCGGATCCTCGCTGAGATCGGGGACGACCACGCCCGCTTCACCACCGCCCGCGGGATGAAGGCCTACGCCGGCGCGTCCCCCATCACCAGGGCGTCCGGCAAGAAGTCCAGCATCACCAGACGCTGGGTGAAGAACGATCGGCTCAACCACGTCGGCTACCTCTGGGCCTTCGCCTCACTGACCGCCTCGCCCGGGGCCAAAGCCCATTACGACCGACGGCGCGAGGCCGGGGACTGGCACGCCGCGGCTCAGAGAAACCTCTTCAACAAGATGATCGGCCAGCTCTACTGCTGTCTCCAGAAGCACATCCTGTTCGACGAGAACCTCGCCTTCCCCACACAACTTCTCGAAGCTGCTTGA
- a CDS encoding response regulator transcription factor, protein MAEGLSNQDVASQLRLSLATVKTHVGNVLAELNVNNRTQVVITAYEAGLVQPTCSAEGARSAA, encoded by the coding sequence ATGGCAGAAGGGCTGTCCAACCAGGACGTCGCCTCCCAGCTGAGGTTGAGTCTGGCGACCGTAAAAACCCATGTCGGAAACGTGCTCGCCGAACTGAACGTGAACAACCGAACGCAGGTGGTCATCACGGCCTACGAGGCCGGCCTGGTCCAGCCGACGTGTTCGGCCGAAGGTGCCCGGTCAGCTGCGTGA
- the glyA gene encoding serine hydroxymethyltransferase, which yields MRHPGVLNQSLHALDPEIAAAVDAELHRQQTTLEMIASENFAPVAVMEAQGSVLTNKYAEGYPGKRYYGGCEFVDVAEQIAIDRVKALFGAEHANVQPHSGAQANAAAMFALIQPGDTILGLSLAHGGHLTHGMKINFSGKLYNVAAYHVDEKTNLVDMAEVERLAKEHQPKLIIAGWSAYPRQLDFAEFRRIADEVGALLMVDMAHFAGLVAAGLHPSPVPYADVVTTTTHKTLGGPRGGVILCKEQWAKKINSAVFPGQQGGPLEHVIAAKAVAFKVAASEEFKERQQRTLEGAKILAERLLQADLTEAGVSVLSGGTDVHLVLVDLRNSELDGQQAEDRLHEVGITVNRNAIPNDPRPPMVTSGLRIGTPALATRGFQAEDFREVADIIAEALLPAFDEAKAEALKTRVTALAVKYPLYPDA from the coding sequence ATGCGTCACCCAGGTGTTCTGAACCAGTCCCTGCACGCGCTCGACCCGGAGATCGCCGCCGCGGTCGACGCCGAGCTGCACCGCCAGCAGACCACCCTCGAGATGATCGCCTCCGAGAACTTCGCCCCCGTGGCGGTCATGGAGGCCCAGGGCTCGGTCCTGACCAACAAGTACGCCGAGGGCTACCCCGGCAAGCGCTACTACGGCGGCTGCGAGTTCGTCGACGTGGCCGAGCAGATCGCCATCGACCGGGTGAAGGCGCTGTTCGGCGCCGAGCACGCCAACGTCCAGCCGCACTCCGGCGCGCAGGCCAACGCCGCCGCCATGTTCGCGCTGATCCAGCCGGGCGACACCATCCTGGGCCTGAGCCTGGCCCACGGCGGCCACCTGACCCACGGCATGAAGATCAACTTCTCCGGCAAGCTCTACAACGTCGCCGCCTACCACGTCGACGAGAAGACCAACCTGGTCGACATGGCCGAGGTCGAGCGCCTCGCCAAGGAGCACCAGCCCAAGCTGATCATCGCCGGCTGGTCCGCCTACCCCCGCCAGCTCGACTTCGCCGAGTTCCGCCGCATCGCGGACGAGGTCGGCGCCCTCCTCATGGTCGACATGGCCCACTTCGCCGGCCTGGTCGCCGCCGGCCTGCACCCCTCCCCCGTCCCCTACGCGGACGTGGTCACCACCACCACCCACAAGACCCTGGGCGGCCCGCGCGGCGGCGTCATCCTCTGCAAGGAGCAGTGGGCCAAGAAGATCAACTCCGCGGTCTTCCCCGGCCAGCAGGGCGGCCCGCTCGAGCACGTGATCGCCGCCAAGGCCGTCGCCTTCAAGGTCGCCGCCTCCGAGGAGTTCAAGGAGCGCCAGCAGCGCACCCTCGAGGGCGCCAAGATCCTCGCCGAGCGCCTGCTCCAGGCCGACCTCACCGAGGCCGGCGTCTCCGTCCTCTCCGGCGGCACCGACGTCCACCTCGTCCTGGTCGACCTGCGCAACAGCGAGCTCGACGGCCAGCAGGCCGAGGACCGCCTCCACGAGGTCGGCATCACCGTCAACCGCAACGCCATCCCGAACGACCCCCGCCCCCCGATGGTCACCTCCGGCCTGCGCATCGGCACCCCGGCCCTCGCCACCCGCGGCTTCCAGGCCGAGGACTTCCGCGAGGTCGCCGACATCATCGCCGAGGCCCTCCTCCCCGCCTTCGACGAGGCCAAGGCCGAGGCCCTCAAGACCCGCGTCACCGCCCTGGCCGTGAAGTACCCGCTCTACCCGGACGCCTGA
- a CDS encoding NAD(P)/FAD-dependent oxidoreductase has translation MTGPRTIAVVGASLAGLSTVRALRAEGYDGSITVVGEEHHRPYDRPPLSKGFLKGDMAADALALGDPDEYGELAADWLLGERAVRLDTAARSVTLAGGRELRADAVVIATGASPRSLPGAVSLRGVHTLRTLDDAEALRAELTRGRPRVVVIGAGFIGAEVASTARALGLDVTVVEAAAVPLERVLGREMALVCSSLHADHGVELLCGVSVAGFTGEDRVTGVRLADGRLLPADVVLLGVGVRPATDWLAGSGVRVDDGVVCDVGCATSVPGVVAVGDVARCPNPFTGRHTRIEHWTNAMEQPRTAARTLLSGASAGAPCTAPYFWSDQYRARIQLAGHVGPRDEPAVVEGDLDGRSFTAVYRRDGHPVAVLAVNRPKSFNRLRRTLVPHSRGG, from the coding sequence ATGACCGGGCCGCGCACGATCGCGGTCGTCGGCGCCTCGCTCGCGGGCCTGAGCACGGTCCGCGCGCTGCGCGCGGAGGGCTACGACGGCTCGATCACCGTGGTGGGGGAGGAGCATCACCGGCCGTACGACCGACCGCCGTTGTCGAAGGGCTTTCTCAAGGGCGACATGGCCGCCGACGCGCTCGCGCTCGGCGACCCCGACGAGTACGGCGAGTTGGCGGCCGACTGGCTGCTGGGGGAGCGGGCGGTCCGGCTCGACACCGCGGCCCGGTCCGTCACCCTCGCCGGTGGCCGGGAGTTGCGCGCCGACGCGGTGGTCATCGCCACCGGGGCCTCTCCGCGTTCGCTCCCGGGCGCGGTGAGCCTGCGCGGTGTGCACACCCTGCGCACCCTGGACGACGCCGAGGCGTTGCGGGCGGAGCTCACCCGCGGCCGTCCGCGTGTGGTGGTCATCGGTGCCGGGTTCATCGGCGCGGAGGTGGCTTCCACCGCCCGCGCGCTGGGCCTGGACGTCACCGTCGTCGAGGCGGCCGCGGTCCCGCTGGAGCGGGTACTGGGCCGCGAGATGGCGCTGGTCTGCTCCTCGCTCCACGCCGACCACGGGGTCGAACTGCTCTGCGGCGTCTCCGTCGCAGGGTTCACCGGCGAGGACCGGGTGACCGGGGTCAGGCTCGCGGACGGCCGCCTGCTGCCCGCCGACGTCGTCCTGCTCGGCGTGGGCGTACGACCCGCGACCGACTGGCTGGCCGGTTCCGGCGTACGCGTGGACGACGGCGTGGTGTGCGACGTCGGCTGCGCGACCAGCGTCCCGGGCGTGGTGGCGGTGGGCGACGTGGCCCGCTGCCCGAACCCCTTCACCGGCCGCCACACCCGCATCGAGCACTGGACCAACGCGATGGAGCAGCCGAGGACGGCCGCCCGGACCCTGCTCTCCGGCGCCTCGGCCGGGGCTCCGTGCACCGCGCCCTACTTCTGGTCCGATCAGTACCGGGCACGGATCCAGCTCGCCGGGCACGTGGGCCCCCGGGACGAGCCGGCGGTGGTCGAGGGTGACCTCGACGGCCGCTCCTTCACCGCCGTCTACCGGCGCGACGGCCACCCGGTCGCGGTGCTGGCGGTGAACCGGCCCAAATCCTTCAACCGGCTCCGCCGCACCCTCGTACCTCACAGCCGAGGAGGCTGA
- a CDS encoding bifunctional 3-phenylpropionate/cinnamic acid dioxygenase ferredoxin subunit produces the protein MITVCRLEDLPPGEVIRVTDGVPAPVAVFNADGELYAVDDTCTHQDASLADGWLEGCLIECPLHAASFDLRTGRPTCPPAKQALRTHRVSVADGYVRLHVTVGEPA, from the coding sequence ATGATCACGGTGTGCCGACTCGAGGACCTGCCGCCCGGCGAGGTGATCCGGGTGACCGACGGCGTCCCGGCCCCGGTCGCGGTCTTCAACGCGGACGGCGAGCTCTACGCCGTCGACGACACCTGCACCCACCAGGACGCCTCGCTGGCCGACGGCTGGCTGGAAGGCTGCCTCATCGAATGCCCCCTGCACGCAGCGTCGTTCGACCTGCGTACGGGCAGGCCGACCTGCCCGCCGGCCAAGCAGGCGCTGCGCACCCACCGCGTGAGCGTCGCCGACGGCTACGTGCGGCTGCACGTCACGGTCGGCGAACCGGCATGA
- a CDS encoding IclR family transcriptional regulator, whose translation MSNSVRLPGTSRETESPVQSVDRAVTILELLARRGEAGVTEIAAELGVHKSTAFRLVAALEMRGLVEQPGERGKYRLGLGLVRLAGAATARLDLSQQSRPICERLAAEVAETINIAILDDDAAVNIDQVLGPSAVTTHNWVGQRTALHATSSGKVLLAHLSEAALERRLAEPLTSYTARTITDPRKLRRQLENVRTEGFACTIEELETGLNAVAAPLFAYHGQVVAAVSASGPSYRLSEPRILEVAAAVQRAAQEISARLGYVR comes from the coding sequence ATGAGCAACAGCGTGAGACTGCCCGGTACGTCGAGAGAGACCGAGTCCCCTGTGCAGTCCGTCGACAGGGCTGTGACGATCCTCGAACTCCTGGCCCGCCGGGGCGAAGCAGGCGTCACCGAGATCGCCGCCGAGCTCGGGGTTCACAAGTCCACCGCGTTCCGCCTGGTCGCCGCGCTGGAGATGAGGGGGCTCGTCGAACAGCCGGGCGAGCGGGGAAAGTACCGGCTGGGCCTCGGGCTGGTCCGGCTCGCGGGCGCGGCGACGGCCCGGCTGGACCTGTCGCAGCAGAGCCGGCCGATCTGCGAACGCTTGGCGGCAGAGGTCGCCGAGACCATCAACATCGCGATCCTCGACGACGACGCGGCCGTCAACATCGACCAGGTACTGGGTCCTTCGGCCGTCACCACGCACAACTGGGTGGGCCAGCGCACGGCGCTGCACGCCACGTCGAGTGGCAAGGTCCTGCTGGCCCATCTGTCGGAGGCCGCACTCGAGCGCCGCCTCGCCGAGCCCTTGACCTCGTACACCGCGCGGACGATCACCGACCCCCGGAAGCTTCGCAGGCAGCTGGAGAACGTCCGCACCGAGGGATTCGCCTGCACCATCGAGGAGTTGGAGACCGGCCTCAACGCCGTCGCCGCCCCGCTCTTCGCCTACCACGGGCAGGTGGTGGCCGCGGTCAGCGCCTCGGGGCCTTCCTACCGGCTGTCCGAGCCCCGCATTCTGGAGGTGGCCGCGGCGGTGCAGCGGGCCGCCCAGGAGATCTCGGCACGGCTCGGGTACGTCCGCTGA
- a CDS encoding amino acid permease: MSERSGNTGLTDGPAPASPPGSTGDDSRDLARFGYRQELERSLGSFSSFAAGFSYISIMTGVFQLFGFGFGSGGPAFIWTWPLVFFGQLAVALCFAEMSGQFPLAGGVYQWSKQIARPATSWMSGWIMAIGSIVTAAAVAVAYQIILPQVSLAFQIVGGADDAGLTTTPNGAKNAILLALGLVVFTTVVNLIGVRLMAKINNLGVAVELIGVTLLIVMLAVHIHRGPQVILQTQGTGAGHSWGYLGAFLVASLMSAYVFYGFDTAGSLAEETREPRRHAPRAIVRAITAAFIAGGLLMLVGMMAVGDVNAKELGTLGMPYLIKSTLGTGLGDAFLVCSAIAITVCCLAVQTAAIRLLFAMARDGRLPFGHAIAKVSPRSKTPMVPALLTGALTIGLLLVNIGNQRVFYILTSVAIILFYIPYLMVTAPMLLRRLRGQWPRAEHGTHFNLGRWGTAVNLVAVLYGAAMTVNLAWPRAAVYGSDHWYFQWGAVVFVAVITAVGAGVYLARRGSGRVAEPLPDDGLVGEV; encoded by the coding sequence TTGAGTGAGCGATCAGGCAACACCGGACTGACCGACGGACCCGCGCCCGCCTCCCCGCCCGGGTCGACCGGCGACGACAGCCGCGACCTCGCGCGCTTCGGCTACCGCCAGGAGTTGGAGCGATCGCTCGGTTCCTTCTCCAGTTTCGCCGCCGGCTTCAGTTACATCTCCATCATGACCGGCGTCTTCCAGCTCTTCGGCTTCGGCTTCGGCTCCGGCGGACCGGCCTTCATCTGGACCTGGCCGCTGGTCTTCTTCGGCCAACTCGCCGTCGCCCTCTGCTTCGCCGAGATGTCCGGGCAGTTCCCGCTGGCCGGCGGCGTGTACCAGTGGTCCAAGCAGATCGCCCGCCCCGCCACCTCCTGGATGTCGGGCTGGATCATGGCCATCGGGTCGATCGTCACGGCGGCCGCCGTCGCCGTCGCGTACCAGATCATCCTTCCGCAGGTCTCGTTGGCCTTCCAGATCGTCGGCGGCGCCGACGACGCCGGACTGACCACCACGCCGAACGGCGCCAAGAACGCGATCCTGCTCGCCCTCGGCCTGGTGGTGTTCACCACCGTGGTCAACCTCATCGGCGTCCGCCTGATGGCGAAGATCAACAACCTCGGCGTGGCCGTCGAGCTCATCGGCGTCACCCTGCTGATCGTCATGCTCGCCGTGCACATCCACCGCGGTCCGCAGGTCATCCTGCAGACCCAGGGCACCGGAGCCGGCCACTCCTGGGGCTATCTCGGGGCCTTCCTGGTCGCGTCCCTGATGAGCGCTTACGTCTTCTACGGCTTCGACACCGCCGGCTCGCTCGCCGAGGAGACCAGGGAGCCGCGCCGCCACGCCCCGCGCGCCATCGTCCGGGCGATCACCGCCGCCTTCATCGCGGGCGGACTGCTGATGCTGGTCGGCATGATGGCCGTGGGCGACGTCAACGCCAAGGAGCTGGGCACCCTGGGCATGCCCTACCTCATCAAGTCCACCCTCGGCACCGGCCTGGGCGACGCCTTCCTGGTCTGCTCGGCGATCGCCATCACGGTCTGCTGTCTGGCCGTGCAGACGGCGGCGATCCGGCTGCTGTTCGCCATGGCCCGGGACGGCCGACTCCCGTTCGGCCATGCCATCGCCAAGGTCTCCCCCCGGTCCAAGACGCCCATGGTGCCCGCCCTCCTCACCGGCGCGCTGACCATCGGCCTGCTCCTGGTCAACATCGGCAACCAGCGGGTCTTCTACATCCTCACCTCGGTCGCCATCATCCTCTTCTACATCCCCTACCTCATGGTCACCGCACCGATGCTGTTGCGCCGTCTGCGCGGTCAGTGGCCGCGCGCGGAGCACGGGACGCACTTCAACCTCGGGCGCTGGGGTACCGCCGTGAACCTGGTCGCCGTGCTCTACGGTGCGGCCATGACCGTCAACCTCGCCTGGCCGCGCGCCGCCGTCTACGGCAGCGACCACTGGTACTTCCAGTGGGGTGCCGTCGTCTTCGTCGCGGTCATCACGGCCGTGGGTGCGGGCGTCTACCTCGCCCGGCGGGGGAGTGGCCGAGTGGCCGAACCGCTGCCCGACGACGGCCTGGTCGGCGAGGTCTGA